A window of the Gordonia hongkongensis genome harbors these coding sequences:
- a CDS encoding aldo/keto reductase: MRRITLPSGESIPVLGQGTWGWGEDPGRRGDEVAALHAGLELGVTLVDTAEMYADGGAEEVVGEALAGRRDEAFVVSKVLPSHASRSGTIAACERSLKRLGTDRIDLYLLHWQGRYPLQDTVAAFQQLVEDGKIRYWGVSNFDHRALADLQDVPGSSGLATDQVLYNLSRRGPEYDLLPWCADHQLPVMAYSPIEQGRILHDTTLNDVAARHSVSAAAAGIAWVLRRDSLCTIPKASSPQHVRDNATALDVELTREDLDALDRAFPPPSGPRPLEML, from the coding sequence ATGCGACGGATAACGCTGCCGAGCGGGGAGTCCATCCCTGTGCTGGGCCAGGGCACCTGGGGCTGGGGTGAGGACCCCGGCCGCCGCGGCGACGAGGTCGCCGCGCTGCACGCCGGCCTCGAGCTGGGCGTGACGCTGGTCGACACCGCCGAGATGTACGCTGACGGCGGCGCGGAGGAGGTGGTCGGTGAAGCATTGGCGGGTCGCCGCGACGAGGCATTCGTGGTCAGCAAGGTCCTTCCGTCCCACGCCTCCCGTTCCGGCACGATCGCGGCCTGCGAACGCAGCCTGAAACGCCTGGGCACCGATCGGATCGACCTCTACCTGCTGCACTGGCAGGGCAGGTACCCGCTGCAGGACACCGTCGCGGCCTTCCAACAGCTCGTCGAGGACGGGAAAATCCGATACTGGGGCGTCAGCAACTTCGACCACCGGGCCCTCGCCGACCTGCAGGACGTGCCGGGCAGCAGCGGGCTGGCCACGGATCAGGTGCTGTACAACCTGTCGCGGCGAGGACCGGAGTACGACCTCCTGCCGTGGTGCGCCGACCACCAGCTGCCGGTCATGGCGTATTCGCCGATCGAGCAGGGCCGCATCCTTCACGACACGACGCTGAACGACGTCGCGGCGCGTCACAGCGTCAGCGCCGCGGCGGCGGGCATCGCCTGGGTGCTGCGCCGCGACTCGCTCTGCACGATCCCCAAGGCGAGCAGCCCGCAGCACGTGCGAGACAACGCCACAGCACTGGACGTGGAGCTGACCCGCGAAGACCTGGATGCTCTGGACCGTGCGTTCCCGCCCCCGAGCGGACCGCGACCACTAGAAATGCTGTGA
- a CDS encoding low temperature requirement protein A yields the protein MSENSEPGSEADARDSGSGSVGNLELFFDLVFVYAMAQLTELVRDDVSWRGFGHGVLGLLAVWWAWVCYTWLTNTFTTNRVVFRCLVIAAMAAMLLAVSALPTAFSTGAFVFGLALLAIRVIHLVLFVVDASHDDEHLRAGLLRLAPSLLIAPVLIAVAAAFPAPYRELLWIGAAIIDFGGPLVAGVEVFRVMPSYFVERHGNIIIIALGEAVVGLGTGASEHLQQPVVLAAAVLGVLIAASLWWTYFGLTAGAEQRLKDADGPERARLARDAYSYLHLPLVAGVAFFGFGASVALEHVFDPLPLLPAIALSGGVGLFYAADVAYRWRDHHQLVPDRLLTAAASLLIIPPALIMPAWSVLTVLTAVGALRLTCELVRRPRIGPAAAGQVH from the coding sequence ATGTCAGAGAACTCTGAGCCGGGCAGCGAGGCCGACGCGCGGGACAGCGGCAGCGGGTCGGTGGGCAACCTTGAGCTGTTCTTCGACCTGGTGTTCGTGTACGCCATGGCGCAGCTGACCGAGCTGGTGCGGGACGACGTTTCGTGGCGGGGTTTCGGTCATGGTGTGCTCGGCCTACTGGCGGTGTGGTGGGCCTGGGTCTGCTACACCTGGCTCACCAACACCTTCACCACGAATCGGGTGGTATTTCGCTGCCTGGTCATCGCCGCCATGGCTGCGATGCTGCTGGCCGTAAGCGCACTCCCGACCGCGTTCAGCACCGGAGCCTTCGTCTTCGGGCTTGCCCTGCTCGCCATCCGCGTCATCCACCTGGTCTTGTTCGTCGTGGACGCCTCCCACGACGACGAACACCTCCGTGCAGGCCTCCTGCGGCTGGCCCCGAGCCTGCTCATCGCACCAGTCCTGATCGCCGTCGCCGCCGCCTTCCCAGCCCCCTACCGAGAGCTGCTCTGGATCGGCGCAGCCATCATCGACTTCGGCGGACCCCTGGTCGCCGGGGTCGAGGTTTTCCGGGTAATGCCCTCCTACTTCGTCGAGCGCCACGGCAACATCATCATCATCGCGCTCGGTGAAGCCGTCGTCGGGCTGGGCACCGGGGCCAGCGAGCACCTGCAGCAACCGGTCGTGCTCGCCGCCGCTGTCCTCGGAGTCCTGATCGCCGCCTCGTTGTGGTGGACCTACTTCGGTCTGACCGCCGGCGCCGAGCAACGCCTCAAAGACGCCGACGGGCCCGAACGCGCCCGACTGGCCCGCGACGCCTACAGCTACCTCCACCTTCCCCTGGTCGCCGGGGTCGCCTTCTTCGGCTTCGGCGCCAGCGTGGCGCTCGAGCACGTGTTCGACCCGTTACCGCTGCTGCCGGCCATCGCCCTCAGTGGCGGGGTGGGTCTGTTCTACGCCGCCGATGTCGCCTACCGATGGCGCGATCACCATCAGCTCGTGCCGGACCGCCTCCTCACGGCGGCCGCATCCCTGCTCATCATCCCGCCAGCACTGATCATGCCCGCATGGTCAGTGTTGACGGTTCTCACCGCGGTCGGCGCCCTGCGCCTGACGTGCGAACTCGTGCGACGGCCGCGGATCGGTCCCGCAGCCGCCGGCCAAGTCCACTGA
- a CDS encoding IS3 family transposase, with the protein MARKNYTDEFRQRAVDLYESTPGATLKAIAADLGISRGALKEWVDKLGSGTAAAGSVSPPVSVRSESQAARIIRLEAELAVSRAEQVKLETERDILRQAAKYFAAETNW; encoded by the coding sequence ATGGCAAGGAAGAACTACACGGACGAGTTCCGGCAGCGTGCGGTGGATTTGTACGAGTCCACGCCGGGCGCGACGCTGAAAGCGATCGCGGCCGATTTGGGGATCTCCCGTGGTGCGTTGAAGGAATGGGTCGACAAGCTCGGATCCGGGACCGCTGCGGCCGGTTCGGTGTCGCCGCCGGTGTCGGTGCGGTCGGAGTCGCAGGCGGCGAGGATCATCCGGTTGGAAGCCGAGTTAGCGGTCTCGAGAGCGGAGCAGGTCAAGCTCGAGACGGAGCGGGACATCCTCCGTCAGGCGGCGAAGTATTTCGCTGCGGAGACGAACTGGTGA
- a CDS encoding phosphoadenosine phosphosulfate reductase family protein, which yields MSGGDGLDPGLDLTALRAVRGRRSDGAAVLAQIADYRDRHGGMWVAWSGGKDSTVVVDLARRVDPAVPVVFYDCGLDFPETRTYLAVLAAAWELNLHVVPTEPDLLTLLIAAGDLDPTAPTRHLDVDMRQAMITAPAARAHAVFGPANLWGVRADESAGRRHLYRTQAARHSGDVPRGMVRRGDGTSSFGPIWNWSTEQVWQYSAARNIPPNPLYATLASLGADTHTARVNAMIDPSRLDNGHITRLAAGWPDIYHRLVEVLPRLAEYR from the coding sequence ATGTCCGGCGGCGATGGTCTCGACCCCGGATTGGACCTCACCGCGCTGCGGGCGGTCCGCGGCCGACGTTCCGACGGTGCCGCGGTGCTAGCCCAGATCGCCGACTATCGCGATCGTCACGGCGGGATGTGGGTGGCCTGGTCGGGTGGCAAGGACAGCACCGTGGTGGTCGATCTGGCTCGCCGCGTGGACCCGGCGGTGCCGGTGGTGTTCTACGACTGCGGCCTGGACTTCCCCGAAACCCGCACCTACCTCGCCGTTCTCGCCGCCGCGTGGGAGCTGAATCTGCACGTGGTGCCGACCGAACCCGATCTGCTCACCCTGCTCATCGCGGCCGGCGACCTCGATCCGACCGCGCCGACCCGGCACCTCGATGTGGACATGCGCCAGGCAATGATCACCGCGCCGGCTGCCCGTGCGCATGCCGTGTTCGGGCCGGCCAACCTGTGGGGTGTTCGTGCCGACGAATCCGCCGGCCGCCGCCACCTCTACCGCACCCAGGCCGCCCGCCACAGCGGCGACGTACCTCGCGGTATGGTGCGCCGCGGCGACGGCACCAGCAGCTTCGGGCCTATCTGGAACTGGAGCACCGAACAGGTGTGGCAGTACAGCGCCGCTCGCAACATCCCGCCGAACCCGCTCTACGCCACACTCGCATCCCTCGGCGCCGATACCCACACCGCCAGGGTCAACGCCATGATCGACCCCTCCCGCCTGGACAACGGCCACATCACCCGCCTCGCCGCCGGTTGGCCCGACATCTACCACCGACTTGTCGAGGTGCTGCCGAGGCTGGCCGAATACCGATAA
- a CDS encoding HNH endonuclease family protein, with the protein MNEEPGYQRSCRKGKGCVFGPAWTDDSDAALSHNGCDTRNDILRSQLTHVQLDPKTRGCTVLSGVLDPDPYTGAVLQFRKGTTSSDIEIDHVFPLEAAWHAGAHNWPLAKRVSFANDPSNLLAADGSANSAKGSKPIAEWLPPNPDYVCTYIATYLRVAVNYQLPITTADQGTAQRHC; encoded by the coding sequence ATGAACGAAGAACCCGGCTACCAGCGGTCATGCCGCAAAGGCAAAGGGTGCGTGTTCGGCCCGGCCTGGACCGACGACTCGGATGCGGCGTTGTCGCACAACGGATGCGACACACGCAACGACATCCTCAGGTCACAGCTCACGCACGTGCAGCTCGACCCGAAAACCCGCGGCTGCACAGTCCTCTCCGGCGTCCTGGACCCCGACCCCTACACCGGCGCGGTCCTCCAGTTCCGCAAAGGCACCACCAGCAGCGACATCGAGATCGACCACGTGTTCCCGCTCGAGGCAGCCTGGCATGCCGGCGCCCACAACTGGCCACTGGCCAAGCGGGTCAGCTTCGCCAACGACCCCAGCAACCTGTTGGCCGCCGACGGCTCGGCCAACAGCGCCAAAGGCTCCAAACCCATCGCCGAATGGCTACCACCCAACCCTGACTACGTATGCACCTACATCGCTACCTATCTCCGGGTCGCCGTGAACTACCAGCTGCCCATCACCACCGCCGATCAGGGCACTGCCCAACGACACTGCTGA
- a CDS encoding cutinase family protein, protein MLKQITDPIAAKYGAAVQIIYTPYTADAFRTTTYGASKADGVRALNTQLSKITAACRAIKVAFGGFSQGADVAGDVASNIGNGKGPLEPDQVLAVALLADPKRGTAGEVGVGPQPVGTTGIAGPRQQGMGALAGKVATICAPAGPGRSADLYCGVDAKRDGLLASLGTILSQSGATPTGPTPDSTTSGPGTADELATSLTSNLDSEALGGISTTHADLTSAATPADGSVNPNQLAQTASTLVDTLSPLVDIATSVAGDPGLAQRLGSAPANSPEHAASTVLGAVNKADLSQAVGTARQLAQTAGQLSTSSLPANTPEAQQLTSTAKGLSNQIAPVAATPADTLTTASNVLAVLQPQVLVDQLTNVASGVGGMAANLPKIIANLQALPARIAAADIDGSHRIAGELNNLFRPLVAMAAQIDFKAASQVLAMIPDPYGYTQIAAMVLSIIGNVDIVRLANDIGQAQEVAWAALKNPTALAGLIPIGLDIASVASGMLTGTAAKTDPQLLGQPTEVSSQTATLIQGAQTKNLAGLAGSLTELATSSNASDLTKLVSQGLDAAAFFGSQSHVSYGNLTVDKHGRSATQWLADWINQRIATVVGGTSV, encoded by the coding sequence ATGCTCAAGCAGATCACCGACCCCATCGCGGCGAAATACGGTGCGGCAGTCCAGATCATCTACACCCCCTACACCGCGGATGCGTTCCGTACAACGACTTATGGTGCGTCGAAGGCCGACGGTGTGCGCGCACTCAATACTCAGCTGTCGAAAATCACGGCCGCCTGCCGGGCAATCAAGGTCGCGTTCGGCGGCTTCTCCCAGGGTGCCGACGTCGCCGGTGACGTGGCCAGCAATATCGGTAACGGCAAGGGCCCCCTCGAGCCAGATCAGGTCCTGGCCGTAGCGCTGCTCGCCGATCCGAAGCGGGGCACAGCCGGCGAGGTCGGTGTGGGACCGCAGCCGGTGGGCACCACCGGCATCGCCGGGCCCCGCCAACAGGGGATGGGCGCCCTGGCAGGAAAAGTGGCCACCATTTGCGCCCCCGCCGGCCCCGGCCGCAGTGCAGACCTGTACTGCGGTGTCGACGCCAAACGCGACGGCCTACTGGCCAGCCTCGGGACCATCCTCAGCCAGAGTGGGGCCACCCCCACCGGCCCCACCCCCGACTCGACCACAAGCGGGCCTGGTACCGCCGACGAGCTGGCAACATCGCTGACCAGCAACCTCGATTCGGAAGCTCTGGGCGGCATCAGCACCACGCATGCCGACCTCACCAGCGCAGCCACCCCGGCCGACGGTTCGGTCAACCCCAACCAGCTGGCCCAGACGGCATCGACCCTCGTCGACACCCTCTCCCCGCTCGTCGATATCGCTACGTCGGTTGCCGGAGATCCTGGACTGGCCCAGCGGCTCGGATCAGCACCCGCAAACTCACCCGAGCACGCAGCGTCCACCGTGCTCGGCGCGGTCAACAAGGCCGATCTCTCCCAAGCCGTGGGCACAGCACGTCAGCTCGCACAGACCGCCGGCCAGCTCAGCACCTCATCGCTCCCGGCGAACACTCCCGAGGCCCAGCAACTGACCTCCACCGCCAAAGGCCTGTCCAACCAGATCGCACCAGTCGCCGCCACCCCCGCTGACACCCTGACTACCGCCAGCAACGTCCTCGCCGTGCTGCAACCCCAAGTCCTCGTCGACCAGCTCACCAACGTCGCCAGCGGCGTCGGCGGCATGGCTGCCAACCTGCCCAAGATCATCGCCAACTTGCAGGCCCTGCCCGCGCGGATCGCCGCCGCAGACATCGACGGAAGCCACCGCATCGCAGGCGAACTCAACAACCTGTTCCGGCCTCTGGTGGCCATGGCCGCCCAGATCGACTTCAAAGCCGCCTCGCAAGTCCTGGCCATGATCCCCGACCCGTACGGCTACACCCAGATCGCCGCGATGGTGCTCTCGATCATCGGCAACGTCGACATCGTCCGCCTGGCCAACGACATCGGCCAAGCACAGGAAGTCGCCTGGGCCGCGCTCAAAAACCCGACCGCGCTGGCAGGACTCATCCCGATCGGCCTCGACATCGCATCGGTAGCCAGCGGCATGCTCACCGGCACCGCGGCCAAAACCGACCCCCAACTCCTCGGTCAGCCCACCGAGGTGTCGTCACAGACCGCCACTTTGATCCAGGGCGCCCAGACCAAGAACCTCGCCGGCCTCGCCGGATCGCTGACCGAGCTGGCCACCTCCAGCAACGCCAGCGACCTGACGAAGCTGGTCTCCCAAGGGCTCGACGCCGCAGCGTTTTTCGGCTCACAGTCCCACGTCAGCTACGGCAACCTCACCGTCGACAAGCACGGCCGCAGTGCCACCCAATGGCTCGCTGACTGGATCAACCAGCGGATCGCCACCGTCGTCGGAGGGACCAGCGTATGA
- a CDS encoding peptidoglycan DD-metalloendopeptidase family protein — MTVTTAPAPPTPTRPPAPDAPGKRRWWLWLLAVVPVVFLLPPLMLVMMVGGSGGACGPIPTLELAPGGAQIAGLNPQQTRIAATAVGRVAARKLPAKAAIIVIAVGLDESGLRNLSNPAEPESMSLPNDGVGYNGRSIGYLQQQPQWGWGTPQELMNPAIATDRFLNALLKLPNWQGMDPAQAGHEVQGNSTGAEASREYMGQATKIVAALSDNSQVTDYVETVGSDAAAAVPEQSASPGTQVKPMKDGTYQVSSPFGPRGGEQHQGIDLAAPVNTPFYSVADGTVVDAGPASGFGQWIVLNHQIDGKLFATVYGHMYPDGVLVKKGQKVTAGQLIGKVGNNGQSTGAHLHFEVWDGGHRDFDGGHAINPAAWATTGTNPSGTAAPGNGNTAPGGGACLPQAPVPGSADIEGFRPGGPAGPNIVAAAASQMGIRYSWGGGDLNGPTKGISDDGGAGDAHQDYAIPGWDCSALARYAVHKATGKTIARTSQPQSTGGIPVPDEAHAEPGDLVFFGGEGVATHVGIYMGGGKMVNAPQSGTKVRIDNIHNGFSKPITFRRYH, encoded by the coding sequence GTGACAGTCACCACCGCGCCTGCACCGCCCACGCCAACACGCCCACCCGCCCCCGACGCTCCGGGGAAGCGTCGGTGGTGGTTGTGGCTGCTCGCTGTCGTGCCGGTCGTGTTCCTACTGCCGCCATTGATGCTGGTGATGATGGTCGGCGGCAGCGGCGGCGCCTGTGGGCCGATCCCGACACTTGAGTTGGCTCCGGGTGGGGCACAGATCGCCGGCCTCAACCCGCAGCAGACGCGGATCGCCGCGACCGCGGTCGGCAGGGTCGCGGCCCGAAAACTGCCGGCCAAAGCAGCGATCATCGTCATCGCGGTCGGACTCGACGAATCCGGTCTGAGGAACCTGTCCAATCCTGCTGAGCCCGAGTCGATGTCGCTACCCAACGACGGCGTGGGCTACAACGGCAGGTCGATCGGCTACCTCCAGCAGCAACCGCAGTGGGGATGGGGCACCCCGCAAGAGCTGATGAACCCGGCGATCGCCACCGACAGGTTCCTCAACGCCCTACTCAAACTGCCCAACTGGCAGGGCATGGACCCCGCCCAAGCAGGCCACGAGGTACAGGGCAACTCCACCGGCGCTGAGGCCTCTCGGGAATACATGGGGCAGGCAACCAAGATCGTTGCCGCGCTGTCCGACAACTCGCAGGTCACCGACTATGTGGAGACCGTCGGTAGCGATGCAGCTGCGGCGGTTCCGGAACAGAGCGCGTCGCCGGGCACTCAGGTCAAGCCGATGAAAGACGGTACCTACCAGGTGTCGTCACCGTTCGGTCCGCGCGGCGGCGAACAGCACCAGGGGATCGACCTGGCCGCTCCGGTCAACACGCCGTTCTACTCCGTCGCTGACGGCACGGTCGTCGACGCCGGCCCCGCCAGCGGGTTCGGGCAGTGGATCGTTCTCAACCATCAGATCGACGGCAAACTGTTCGCTACCGTCTACGGCCACATGTATCCCGATGGCGTCCTCGTCAAAAAGGGGCAGAAAGTCACCGCCGGGCAGCTCATCGGCAAAGTCGGAAACAACGGCCAATCCACCGGTGCGCACCTGCATTTCGAGGTGTGGGATGGCGGGCACCGCGACTTCGACGGCGGCCACGCCATCAATCCCGCCGCCTGGGCCACCACCGGCACCAACCCCAGCGGCACCGCCGCTCCCGGCAACGGCAACACAGCCCCCGGCGGCGGGGCGTGCCTCCCACAAGCACCGGTACCCGGCAGTGCCGACATCGAGGGATTCCGACCCGGAGGACCGGCCGGACCCAACATCGTCGCCGCTGCTGCCTCTCAGATGGGTATCCGCTACTCCTGGGGTGGTGGCGACCTCAATGGACCCACCAAGGGAATCAGTGATGACGGTGGCGCCGGCGATGCGCACCAGGACTACGCGATTCCCGGCTGGGACTGCTCGGCGCTGGCCCGCTACGCGGTGCACAAAGCGACCGGCAAGACCATCGCCCGCACCTCCCAACCGCAGTCGACCGGAGGCATCCCGGTACCAGACGAGGCACACGCCGAGCCTGGCGATCTGGTCTTCTTCGGCGGCGAGGGCGTCGCCACGCACGTCGGGATCTACATGGGTGGAGGGAAAATGGTCAACGCCCCTCAGTCAGGCACCAAGGTCCGTATCGACAACATCCACAACGGTTTCTCCAAACCCATCACCTTCCGCCGCTACCACTAA
- a CDS encoding ATP-binding protein, which yields MQRQPTYALTGNLRFTRDGTVWADYLLEGLPYRYRRLADKEGVRNAHTMLARALPGEAILLGLTADETPELIVQRMLDGVDLDEHEAWLSECEATLGSIGQFRPGTRVYWLSVPLTGTSVKEKAATAGRAIWHSATEILGLPHSRVPAEELLARREQARRIAASIPAVFNPVPTTPAQAVWLWNHMLRRGLFVDPDVPVAADTPESKTAGALTAARLDEGALSDRADSGGKSKPSRFTTVLKIDTPWEVDPPPPSYQTLSVITDTPAGGTHFPGSEFFTLAESITVEDPARPDAKIPVDVDFALRIVTRAGGDVLRRNRKALKQLNDQFHQREGELSTGRSVLDVAAEALAEYSTLLESDKNEIEVGWTAIFATSGTTAAAAQAAATALATEFASQQFRLAQPLGYQEDLWWAMVPGAPAPRVLAEFTQITTSGKFGAFVPVVAASLGDPSGPLLALCITTHVPSAVHYDVSALTERDVSNSVGVTGELGAGKSEFIKLVAGQIVDRGGQVLVIDQSASGEYARWASSVAHAVVVDMVDAGYSLDPLLIFGGAKGAEQTETILRALLRLRVQDSRATLLSEVLSESYRARHPYLGTGGMVKHLLSGECALDGALEVGRALEVHSRKTYARALFDETLPPLPIDAPAIVFRTQDVSLPSREQMEKEHLFDNLTPEKQYGHVIYTHIAKLSQGIMYADPAQMSALVTDEVAHILSGADGLEIITEVVKRGRKEKAAAILGDQDCEFGSQELRGLLKTRVAMRHTDKTLARKALDWVGLDPDAEDVLEEYTTNTAPITRPARHATDKPYVKPERRGEGYMRDASGAVGRIKVLRSFRTDRQTASSTTTPQKKTQTTTKTLTPEVL from the coding sequence GTGCAGCGTCAACCGACCTACGCCCTCACCGGCAACCTGCGCTTCACCCGCGACGGCACGGTATGGGCCGACTACCTCCTCGAAGGCCTGCCATATCGCTACCGGCGCCTGGCTGACAAGGAAGGGGTCCGCAACGCCCACACGATGCTGGCGCGCGCCCTACCCGGCGAGGCGATCCTGCTGGGACTCACCGCCGATGAGACCCCGGAACTGATCGTGCAACGCATGCTCGACGGGGTCGACCTCGACGAACACGAGGCATGGCTGTCCGAATGCGAAGCCACCCTGGGCAGTATCGGCCAGTTCCGCCCCGGCACCCGCGTGTACTGGCTCTCGGTGCCACTGACGGGCACCTCGGTGAAAGAGAAGGCCGCGACTGCCGGGCGCGCCATCTGGCATTCGGCCACGGAAATCCTGGGGCTGCCGCACTCCCGAGTGCCGGCCGAGGAGCTGCTGGCTCGCCGCGAGCAGGCCCGCCGGATCGCGGCGAGCATTCCCGCGGTCTTCAACCCCGTCCCGACCACCCCGGCGCAAGCGGTGTGGTTGTGGAATCACATGCTGCGACGCGGCCTGTTCGTCGATCCCGATGTTCCGGTGGCCGCCGACACTCCTGAATCGAAAACAGCCGGCGCGTTGACGGCTGCTCGGCTCGACGAGGGCGCCCTGAGTGACCGAGCTGACTCGGGCGGGAAGTCCAAACCATCGAGGTTCACCACCGTGCTCAAGATCGACACCCCGTGGGAGGTCGACCCGCCCCCGCCGTCCTATCAGACGCTGTCGGTCATCACCGACACTCCCGCCGGCGGCACCCACTTTCCCGGTTCGGAGTTCTTCACCCTGGCCGAATCCATCACCGTCGAGGACCCGGCGCGCCCGGACGCCAAGATCCCGGTCGACGTCGATTTCGCCCTGCGGATCGTCACCCGCGCCGGGGGAGATGTGCTGCGTCGCAACCGCAAAGCGCTCAAACAGCTCAATGACCAGTTCCACCAGCGCGAAGGGGAACTCTCCACCGGCCGCAGTGTCCTCGACGTCGCTGCCGAAGCGCTCGCCGAGTACTCCACCCTGCTCGAATCAGACAAGAATGAGATCGAGGTCGGCTGGACAGCGATCTTCGCCACCTCCGGCACCACCGCGGCGGCTGCCCAGGCCGCGGCAACCGCGCTGGCCACCGAGTTCGCCAGCCAGCAGTTCCGCCTCGCCCAGCCGTTGGGATACCAAGAGGACCTGTGGTGGGCGATGGTGCCCGGCGCGCCGGCGCCCCGGGTGCTCGCCGAGTTCACCCAGATCACCACCAGCGGCAAATTCGGCGCGTTCGTTCCCGTCGTCGCGGCCTCCCTGGGCGATCCGAGCGGGCCGCTGCTGGCGCTGTGCATCACCACTCACGTCCCCAGTGCGGTGCACTACGACGTCTCGGCGCTGACCGAACGTGACGTGTCGAACTCGGTCGGCGTCACCGGTGAACTCGGCGCCGGCAAGTCTGAGTTCATCAAGCTCGTCGCCGGCCAGATCGTCGATCGCGGCGGACAGGTCCTGGTGATCGACCAGTCGGCCTCAGGGGAGTACGCCCGCTGGGCCAGTTCAGTGGCGCATGCGGTCGTCGTCGACATGGTCGACGCGGGCTACAGCCTCGATCCGTTGCTCATCTTCGGCGGGGCCAAAGGTGCTGAACAGACCGAGACCATCCTGCGCGCACTGCTGCGACTGCGGGTGCAAGACTCGCGCGCAACCTTGCTGTCCGAGGTTCTTTCGGAGAGCTACCGCGCCCGCCACCCCTACCTCGGTACCGGCGGAATGGTCAAACACCTGCTCTCGGGCGAATGCGCCCTCGACGGCGCGCTCGAGGTAGGCCGCGCCCTGGAGGTCCATTCCCGCAAGACCTACGCCCGTGCCCTGTTCGACGAGACCCTGCCGCCGCTGCCGATCGACGCACCCGCGATCGTGTTCCGCACCCAGGACGTCTCACTGCCTTCCCGGGAGCAGATGGAAAAAGAGCACCTGTTCGACAACCTGACCCCGGAAAAGCAGTACGGCCACGTCATCTACACCCACATCGCCAAACTGTCGCAAGGCATCATGTACGCCGACCCCGCCCAGATGTCGGCGCTGGTTACCGACGAGGTCGCTCACATCCTTTCCGGCGCCGACGGTCTGGAGATCATCACCGAAGTCGTCAAACGCGGCCGCAAAGAAAAGGCCGCAGCGATCCTCGGCGATCAGGACTGCGAATTCGGCAGTCAGGAACTGCGCGGCCTACTCAAGACCCGCGTCGCAATGCGTCACACTGACAAAACTCTCGCCCGCAAAGCCCTGGACTGGGTTGGGCTGGACCCCGACGCCGAAGACGTCCTGGAGGAATACACCACCAACACCGCTCCGATCACCCGTCCAGCACGGCACGCCACCGACAAGCCCTACGTCAAGCCAGAACGCCGCGGCGAAGGCTACATGCGCGATGCCTCTGGCGCCGTGGGCCGTATCAAAGTCCTGCGCTCGTTCCGTACCGACCGCCAAACCGCCAGCTCGACCACCACCCCGCAGAAGAAGACGCAGACGACCACGAAGACCCTGACCCCCGAGGTGCTCTGA